AGCCTTGTGTATTTTGGGCTTACACATTTACTAAATGGAGTGCTTATACAAGGGATTTTAAACGCAATAGGTGGAATCTATTTGTGCTATATTGCTTATTTGCTTCTTAAATCAAAGCCTGTAAAATCAAATCTTATGCAAGATTCCAAAATCCCCCTAGCACAACCTGTGCAAACGATTCAATCCCTTTATAGTCTAATTTTTAAAGGATATTTGTTAAATCTCTCAAATCCTAAGGCAATTTTGTTTTTTGGGCTAATCATCACACCTTTTACGCAATATCATCTAACTTTAAGCTTGGCTATTTTACTCTTAAGTCTCTTAAGTGCCTTTATACTAGCGATTTTACTAGCAGTGTTTTTTAGAAAATTTGTTAAAGATTCTTTGTTTGATAGAATTGATAAAATTTGTGGAATCATCTTTTTAGGCTTTGCGTTTTTTCTATTTTTAACAAGCTATCGCAATTTTATAAACTTCTAAGAAAATTGCATAAAATCTTGACAATACAAAGCTTTTAGATTAAAATTCCGCTACTTCATTACAAAATGATTGACTTGCTAAACCCTACAAAGTTTCTTGCATATTTAAGCTTTTGCAAGAAATCTTTAAATCTCTCTTAAGGTGAAAAATGAGCGAACAAAATCAAAACAAAAAAGAATATAAAGTGCGCACACATACGCCTGTTGAAGGGCATACCATTGAAGAATTGCGTACAAAACCTATCAATAAACTTGCTGAAATTGCTATCTCACTAGGGATTGAAAACCCCCAAGAATTTTTGCGCCAAGATTTGATTTTTGAAATCTTAAAAACACAAGTTAGCAAAGGTGGCTTTATCCTATTTACAGGAATTTTAGAAATCACAAGCGAAGGTTATGGATTTTTAAGAGCAATTGATGAAAACTTCTCCGGCTCACAAAATGACGCCTATGTTAGCAGCACGCAAATCCGCCGCTTTGCACTAAGAAATGGGGATATTGTAACAGGACAAGTTAGAAGCCCAAAAGACCAAGAAAGATATTACGCGCTTTTAAAAGTAGAAGCAATCAATTATCAATCTCCAGAAGAGATGAAAAGCCGTCCGCTTTTTGACAATCTCACCCCCTTATTCCCAACAGAACAAATTAAACTAGAATACAATAGCTTTAAAATTACTGGAAGAATGTTAGATTTATTTGCACCTATTGGCAAGGGGCAACGCGCTTTGATTGTTGCACCACCAAGAACAGGTAAAACAGAGCTAATGAAAGAGCTAGCCTATGGGATTACTAAAAATCACCCCGAAGTTGAACTCATTGTTTTACTTGTTGATGAAAGACCAGAAGAAGTTACAGATATGGAGCGAAGCGTAAAAGGTGAAGTGTATAGCTCCACTTTTGATATGCCAGCAAGTAACCACACGCGCGTAGCTGAACTTGTGGTAGAAAAGGCAAAGAGAATGGTAGAGATGGGAAAAGATGTTGTGATTTTATTAGATTCCATTACACGCCTTGCAAGAGCCTACAATACTGCTACTCCAAGCAGTGGAAAAGTGTTAAGTGGAGGGGTTGATGCAAATGCTTTGCATAAGCCAAAACGCTTTTTTGGAGCAGCAAGAAATATTGAACAAGGCGGAAGCTTAACAATTATCGCCACAGCCCTTATTGAAACAGGTTCAAGAATGGACGAAGTGATTTTTGAAGAATTTAAAGGCACAGGAAATAGCGAAATCGTGCTTGCTAGAAATATTGCAGAGCGCAGAATTTATCCAGCAATGGATATTTTAAAGAGTGGCACACGCAAAGAAGAATTACTTTTAGGACAAGATAAGCTCCAAAAAGTTTGGGTATTGCGCAATGCAATCCATCAAATGAATAATGAAATTGACGCTCTTACATTCCTTTACTCACAAATGCAAAAAAGTAAAGACAATGAAGAGTTTTTAAATATGATGAATGATAGCGCAAAAGACTAAAATTACTCCACAAAGAATTGGAGTATTTGATAGTGGAGCAGGTGGAATTAGTGTTTTAAAAAATCTTATAGAATCTCATAATTTCAAAGAAATTCTTTATTATGGCGATACGGCACGCGTGCCTTATGGAGTAAAAAGCAAGGATACTATTAGGCAATATTCTTTAGAAGCCCTTGATTTTTTCTCCCCTTTTAAACTTGATTTACTCATTGTTGCGTGCAATACCGCTAGCGCATATGGATTAAGCGCAATGCAAGAAGTTGCTCCCTATCCTGTTATAGGCGTGATTGAGCCTGGAATCCTAGCCTTACAAAATGCAATCCAAGATAAAAATGCAAAGATTCTAATTCTAGGCACAAAAGCCACTATTTGTAGCAATCTTTATAGCAAACTTCTTAGAGAAAAAGGCTATTTAAACACTTTTGGGCTTGCTACAAGCCTTTTTGTGCCAATTGTTGAAGAAGGAATCTTTGAA
The Helicobacter winghamensis ATCC BAA-430 DNA segment above includes these coding regions:
- the rho gene encoding transcription termination factor Rho; translation: MSEQNQNKKEYKVRTHTPVEGHTIEELRTKPINKLAEIAISLGIENPQEFLRQDLIFEILKTQVSKGGFILFTGILEITSEGYGFLRAIDENFSGSQNDAYVSSTQIRRFALRNGDIVTGQVRSPKDQERYYALLKVEAINYQSPEEMKSRPLFDNLTPLFPTEQIKLEYNSFKITGRMLDLFAPIGKGQRALIVAPPRTGKTELMKELAYGITKNHPEVELIVLLVDERPEEVTDMERSVKGEVYSSTFDMPASNHTRVAELVVEKAKRMVEMGKDVVILLDSITRLARAYNTATPSSGKVLSGGVDANALHKPKRFFGAARNIEQGGSLTIIATALIETGSRMDEVIFEEFKGTGNSEIVLARNIAERRIYPAMDILKSGTRKEELLLGQDKLQKVWVLRNAIHQMNNEIDALTFLYSQMQKSKDNEEFLNMMNDSAKD
- a CDS encoding LysE family translocator, with protein sequence MENTLIFELFTLFCVGFIGALTPGPDILFTLRNTLNYGAKAGFLGLFGIFLGWITFLSLVYFGLTHLLNGVLIQGILNAIGGIYLCYIAYLLLKSKPVKSNLMQDSKIPLAQPVQTIQSLYSLIFKGYLLNLSNPKAILFFGLIITPFTQYHLTLSLAILLLSLLSAFILAILLAVFFRKFVKDSLFDRIDKICGIIFLGFAFFLFLTSYRNFINF
- the murI gene encoding glutamate racemase, giving the protein MIAQKTKITPQRIGVFDSGAGGISVLKNLIESHNFKEILYYGDTARVPYGVKSKDTIRQYSLEALDFFSPFKLDLLIVACNTASAYGLSAMQEVAPYPVIGVIEPGILALQNAIQDKNAKILILGTKATICSNLYSKLLREKGYLNTFGLATSLFVPIVEEGIFEGAILDSTIAHYLKQYPSTPNAIILGCTHFPLIANSIANFYSNKPLLIHSGEAIMEYLQNFYTLQSFKETPKVKFYASDYVENLEKIANLWLKK